One region of Bdellovibrio bacteriovorus genomic DNA includes:
- the dapA gene encoding 4-hydroxy-tetrahydrodipicolinate synthase, whose protein sequence is MKNFKGTFTALITPFKNEKVDYTSLDRLLKQQLDGGVDGFVVNGTTAESPTLSTQEVGELFKHIRKFVGDKVPLIMGTGSNDTAKSIETSRKAEEMGADAILVVVPYYNKPPQRGLFEHFKAVASSVKIPTLLYNVPGRTITSLATETIRDLAKVPGVIGIKEATGKIDLAQDIIKACGKEFVMLSGDDGTYVDFLGAGGHGVISVATHVIPAQMVQWKKWVSEGQIEKARADINKYMNLINLLFVEANPIPVKKALQLMGVIDSASLRLPLVELSAEHTESLKAEMKKVGLL, encoded by the coding sequence ATGAAAAATTTTAAAGGGACCTTCACAGCATTAATTACCCCGTTTAAAAACGAAAAAGTCGATTACACTTCTTTAGATCGTCTTTTAAAGCAACAGCTTGACGGCGGTGTTGATGGATTTGTCGTGAATGGCACGACAGCGGAAAGCCCCACTCTTTCAACTCAAGAAGTGGGTGAGCTTTTTAAACATATTCGTAAATTTGTGGGCGACAAAGTTCCTTTGATCATGGGAACGGGTTCCAATGACACCGCAAAGTCTATTGAAACATCTCGTAAAGCAGAAGAGATGGGTGCCGATGCTATCTTGGTTGTTGTTCCTTACTATAACAAACCACCGCAACGCGGTCTTTTTGAGCACTTTAAAGCCGTGGCGAGTTCGGTAAAAATTCCGACTCTTCTTTACAATGTTCCGGGCCGTACAATCACCTCACTTGCAACGGAGACCATTCGTGACCTAGCAAAAGTTCCGGGTGTGATTGGAATTAAAGAAGCGACAGGAAAAATTGATTTAGCCCAAGACATTATCAAGGCATGTGGCAAAGAGTTTGTGATGCTGTCTGGTGACGACGGCACCTATGTTGATTTCTTAGGGGCCGGTGGGCACGGTGTGATCTCGGTAGCGACTCACGTAATTCCGGCGCAAATGGTGCAGTGGAAAAAATGGGTTTCTGAAGGTCAGATCGAAAAGGCGCGCGCTGATATTAATAAGTATATGAATCTTATCAATCTTCTTTTTGTCGAAGCAAATCCGATTCCAGTAAAGAAGGCCTTACAGTTAATGGGCGTGATTGATTCTGCGTCTTTGCGTTTGCCACTGGTGGAATTGTCTGCGGAACATACGGAAAGTCTGAAAGCAGAAATGAAAAAAGTGGGTCTTCTGTGA
- the dapB gene encoding 4-hydroxy-tetrahydrodipicolinate reductase, with translation MKKIKVGVIGPAGRMGKEIVGVIDSNPRCEVFYPLNRDDKFDAKKAKQVDVWIDFSSPDALKDVLKRAAEHKTPVVCGTTGFSKKEKDLLAQYSKKIPVLWSSNMSLGVAVLNETLKNLSAISHFDFQIEEIHHNRKKDKPSGTAITLQENLEKAVGKKLPEAVAIRGGGVFGVHKVYSMSDEEVLVFEHSALNRTVFAKGAVMAAEWLVKQKPGLYQIRDVLFGKQA, from the coding sequence GTGAAAAAAATCAAAGTCGGCGTCATCGGCCCTGCGGGCCGTATGGGAAAAGAAATTGTTGGAGTTATTGATTCTAATCCCCGCTGTGAAGTGTTTTATCCACTGAATCGCGACGATAAGTTCGATGCTAAAAAAGCGAAACAAGTCGATGTGTGGATTGATTTTTCTTCGCCAGACGCCTTGAAGGATGTTTTAAAAAGAGCTGCCGAACATAAGACGCCTGTCGTTTGCGGCACGACGGGATTTTCTAAGAAAGAAAAAGATCTTCTGGCTCAATACTCTAAAAAGATTCCCGTTCTTTGGTCTTCAAATATGAGTTTAGGTGTTGCGGTCCTTAACGAAACTTTGAAAAATCTTTCTGCGATTTCACATTTTGATTTTCAGATTGAAGAAATTCATCACAATCGCAAAAAAGACAAACCATCCGGAACGGCAATCACATTGCAAGAGAATCTAGAAAAAGCCGTTGGTAAAAAACTTCCAGAAGCCGTGGCCATTCGCGGTGGCGGCGTTTTTGGCGTTCATAAAGTTTATTCAATGAGCGATGAAGAGGTTTTGGTTTTTGAGCATTCCGCACTAAACCGGACGGTCTTCGCTAAAGGGGCCGTGATGGCGGCAGAGTGGCTGGTCAAACAAAAGCCGGGCCTTTACCAAATTCGTGATGTTTTATTTGGGAAACAAGCATGA
- the fsa gene encoding fructose-6-phosphate aldolase, producing MKFFIDTAEIEEIKQANLRGWVDGVTTNPSLIAKSGKPFHDVIKEICKEVSGPVSAEVISLQAEEMFREGKELAKLASNIVVKIPMTEDGMIAVKKLTAEGIKTNVTLVFSPMQALLAAKAGATMVSPFVGRLDDIGQEGLTMVNQVIQIYQNYDFATEVLVASVRSPMHIQLAAEMGADIATIPFKVMQQMTHHPLTDKGIKLFMDDWNKAQKK from the coding sequence ATGAAGTTTTTCATCGATACAGCTGAAATTGAAGAAATCAAACAGGCCAACTTACGTGGTTGGGTTGACGGCGTTACAACGAATCCTTCGTTGATTGCTAAATCTGGAAAACCATTTCATGACGTGATCAAAGAAATCTGCAAGGAGGTTTCTGGTCCTGTTTCCGCAGAAGTTATCAGCCTGCAAGCAGAAGAAATGTTCCGAGAAGGTAAAGAACTAGCGAAACTTGCTTCTAACATCGTTGTTAAAATTCCAATGACTGAAGACGGTATGATCGCAGTTAAAAAATTAACTGCTGAAGGTATCAAGACGAATGTCACGTTAGTTTTCTCTCCGATGCAGGCGTTGCTAGCGGCAAAAGCGGGCGCGACAATGGTCTCTCCATTCGTTGGCCGTTTGGATGATATCGGACAAGAGGGCCTGACAATGGTTAACCAGGTTATCCAAATTTATCAAAACTATGACTTTGCAACGGAAGTCTTAGTAGCGAGCGTGCGCAGTCCAATGCATATTCAACTTGCTGCTGAAATGGGTGCGGATATCGCAACAATTCCGTTTAAGGTTATGCAGCAAATGACTCATCATCCGTTAACTGACAAAGGCATTAAGCTTTTCATGGATGACTGGAATAAGGCTCAAAAGAAATAA
- the murD gene encoding UDP-N-acetylmuramoyl-L-alanine--D-glutamate ligase, with protein MNEFIKNLKTPIAIVGMGKSGEAARRLLLDLGFSAQSVLTFDGKLPTADFNDPEALMSQASPKTLVVSPGVPLTSAWIQKAKSEGIKITSEISLACACLENEKLMGVTGSVGKSTTVSLLGAGLEAFSKTGFVGGNLGTPFSQYAAEVLEGHRTRADWIVLELSSYQLENCENLSLDLSAITYFTSNHLERYDNLEHYYQTKWNIHSITKKAMLLNSEGGDLVEYSKKKGRDESVKVISKNDVTFKDLHLEKAQLIGQHNQDNLALASALALEAGWPREAIEGMKNFKGLVHRLENVGTFKGVRFINDSKATAMDSVLIASTAAHDTLSNGGKLFLLLGGRDKNLPWQDLMPLKHFQSVEFVFFGECREIAQKKSLLPGASYPHLAEALEYCFKKAKSSDTVLLSPGGTSLDEFKSFEDRGNFFKSRVADFAKAGQLAES; from the coding sequence ATGAACGAATTTATCAAGAACCTCAAGACTCCAATTGCTATTGTCGGGATGGGTAAAAGTGGTGAGGCGGCTCGCCGACTGCTTTTAGATCTCGGATTTTCTGCTCAGTCCGTACTCACATTTGATGGAAAATTACCGACAGCGGATTTTAATGATCCCGAAGCTTTGATGTCTCAAGCATCACCGAAAACTTTGGTGGTGTCTCCGGGGGTTCCACTCACCTCTGCCTGGATTCAGAAAGCCAAAAGTGAGGGCATTAAAATTACCAGTGAAATTTCTTTGGCCTGCGCCTGTCTAGAAAACGAAAAATTGATGGGCGTCACAGGATCTGTAGGAAAAAGTACGACCGTATCTTTATTAGGGGCCGGTCTTGAGGCTTTTTCTAAAACGGGATTTGTCGGCGGAAATCTGGGCACTCCATTTTCCCAGTATGCTGCCGAAGTTCTCGAAGGACACAGAACTCGCGCAGATTGGATTGTATTAGAGCTATCCAGCTATCAATTAGAAAACTGCGAAAATCTTTCTTTAGATCTATCGGCGATTACCTATTTCACCTCGAATCATCTTGAGCGGTACGACAATCTTGAGCATTACTATCAAACAAAGTGGAATATTCATTCCATCACCAAGAAAGCAATGCTTTTAAATAGCGAAGGTGGAGACCTAGTTGAATATTCAAAGAAAAAAGGTCGCGATGAAAGTGTGAAAGTCATTTCAAAAAATGATGTCACCTTCAAAGATCTTCATTTAGAAAAAGCTCAGCTTATTGGACAACACAACCAAGACAATTTGGCTTTAGCTTCCGCATTGGCTCTTGAGGCCGGCTGGCCACGCGAAGCAATTGAAGGAATGAAAAATTTTAAAGGTCTTGTTCACCGTCTTGAGAATGTGGGAACGTTCAAGGGTGTCCGCTTTATTAACGACAGCAAAGCCACCGCGATGGACAGCGTTTTAATTGCTAGCACGGCAGCCCACGATACTTTAAGCAATGGTGGAAAGTTGTTTTTGCTTTTAGGTGGCCGAGATAAAAATCTTCCTTGGCAAGATTTGATGCCGTTAAAACATTTCCAGTCCGTCGAATTCGTATTCTTCGGCGAATGCCGCGAGATCGCTCAAAAGAAATCTCTTTTACCTGGAGCTTCTTATCCGCACTTGGCGGAGGCTTTAGAATATTGTTTTAAGAAAGCAAAAAGTTCTGACACGGTTTTATTGAGCCCGGGTGGAACAAGTTTAGACGAATTTAAGTCTTTTGAAGATCGTGGAAATTTCTTTAAATCAAGAGTTGCAGATTTTGCTAAAGCCGGGCAATTAGCGGAAAGTTAA
- a CDS encoding metallophosphoesterase, translating to MPTSFSQPVPDFRSASFTAIISDLHLCEAEPVNIKFPLWKKFKTRQFFFDDVFENFLKHIEEKANGQPIELILNGDIFDFDSVLRLPDEPTYKVDWLERHRGLYPREERSRYKIEVILKDHAEFVRALREFILRGHRAIFVIGNHDLELHFPEVQEEIYRHLALPDHKRDQVRFVEWFYISNQDTLIEHGNQYDPYCMCEDPINPFVRGYNYISLKLPFGNLACRYISNGMGFFNPHVDTNYIMTLPEYIRFFFKYMLRAQPGLIITWFWGSVVTLLYAFFDRLSAPIRNPLKIEDRVSRIAEKANAEPRMVRELKELFVAPAASHPTLLARELWLDRAFIVFVAFFLIFQLMVFVRSVYEISFFWAFIPLFLLLPFFLFYSKSITSLVSGYKEPDDRVLSMASAITKAQRIVFGHTHHTRHEIIGSVEHLNSGCWSPAFLDVECTKPLDQKTFVWISPTEGGSRQAELLKFVDGKSELIANPGRTVSANN from the coding sequence TTGCCCACTTCTTTTTCGCAACCAGTTCCTGATTTCAGATCCGCTTCATTCACTGCTATCATCAGTGACCTGCATCTTTGCGAGGCAGAGCCGGTTAACATTAAGTTTCCGTTATGGAAGAAGTTTAAAACTCGGCAATTCTTTTTCGATGATGTTTTTGAAAACTTTCTGAAGCACATTGAAGAAAAGGCCAATGGCCAGCCCATCGAGTTGATACTTAATGGCGACATCTTTGATTTTGACAGTGTTTTGCGATTGCCTGATGAGCCAACCTACAAAGTAGATTGGTTAGAACGTCATCGCGGCCTCTATCCTCGCGAAGAGCGTTCTCGTTATAAAATCGAAGTTATTTTAAAGGATCATGCTGAATTTGTCCGAGCACTGCGTGAGTTTATTCTGCGTGGACATCGTGCTATTTTCGTTATTGGCAATCATGATCTTGAACTTCATTTTCCGGAAGTGCAGGAAGAAATTTACCGGCATTTAGCTTTGCCAGATCACAAACGCGATCAAGTGCGCTTTGTGGAATGGTTTTACATCAGCAATCAAGACACTTTGATTGAACATGGTAATCAGTACGATCCGTATTGCATGTGCGAGGACCCGATCAATCCCTTTGTTCGCGGTTATAATTATATTTCGTTGAAGCTGCCGTTCGGGAATTTGGCTTGTCGGTACATTTCTAACGGGATGGGTTTTTTTAATCCGCACGTCGACACGAATTACATCATGACTTTGCCAGAGTACATTCGCTTCTTTTTTAAATACATGCTGCGTGCTCAGCCGGGTTTGATCATCACTTGGTTCTGGGGTTCGGTTGTGACCTTGCTTTACGCATTTTTCGACCGCCTGTCTGCACCGATCCGTAATCCATTAAAGATTGAAGATCGTGTGTCTCGAATTGCTGAAAAAGCGAACGCAGAGCCCCGCATGGTTCGGGAGCTGAAAGAACTTTTCGTTGCTCCCGCGGCGAGCCACCCGACTTTACTTGCGCGTGAACTGTGGTTGGACCGGGCTTTTATCGTTTTCGTCGCGTTCTTTTTAATATTCCAGCTAATGGTATTCGTTCGTTCGGTGTATGAAATTTCATTCTTCTGGGCTTTTATTCCGCTTTTCTTGTTGCTGCCATTCTTCCTTTTTTACAGCAAGTCGATCACGTCCCTCGTCTCGGGATACAAAGAGCCCGATGACCGAGTTCTTTCCATGGCCAGTGCAATTACTAAAGCGCAGCGCATCGTCTTTGGACATACTCATCATACACGCCATGAAATCATTGGGTCTGTTGAGCATTTGAACTCAGGCTGTTGGTCGCCCGCATTTTTGGACGTGGAGTGTACGAAACCTTTGGACCAAAAAACTTTCGTTTGGATTTCTCCGACCGAAGGGGGAAGTCGCCAAGCCGAGCTTCTGAAATTTGTGGATGGCAAATCAGAACTCATCGCGAACCCAGGTCGGACGGTTTCGGCAAATAATTAG
- a CDS encoding histone-like protein, with amino-acid sequence MAEVLVVTSKVKKLIKEKGQMNTSAETIDVLSKAIEQLCLKGIESAKADGRKTVMARDIVIDHL; translated from the coding sequence ATGGCAGAAGTACTTGTTGTAACAAGCAAAGTAAAAAAACTTATCAAAGAAAAAGGTCAAATGAACACCTCTGCTGAGACTATTGATGTTCTTAGCAAAGCTATTGAGCAACTTTGCTTAAAAGGTATCGAAAGTGCTAAAGCTGATGGTCGTAAGACTGTTATGGCACGCGATATCGTGATCGATCACCTTTAA
- the ligA gene encoding NAD-dependent DNA ligase LigA yields MSKKRHEELKKIISHHDYLYHVMDSPKISDYEYDQLYSELLALEKSEKNLDLSDSPSQRVGGTPLSAFEKAPHRLPMLSLANSYSPEDIFDFDERVKKFLNTDKHVEYLVEPKFDGLSMELIYENGQFIRALTRGDGTVGEDVTQGVRTIRSVPLKLSTKNPPALLEVRGEVLMFKQDFAKLNETQQENGQQTFANPRNAAAGSVRQLDSKITASRPLRFYAYALGAVDGVEFKTQLEIEEYFHEVGVPSLQNKEGLDLVRVCKGPEEVVEYYHHVEKIRPQLPFDIDGVVIKVNSLRLQDDLGLVARSPRWATAAKFKPEQAQTVIEDIIVQVGRTGALTPVAIMKPVKVGGVTVTNSTLHNQDEINRKDVRIGDTVIIQRAGDVIPEVVSVVAEKRPKTSKPFLIPSECPACGSETVKTEGEVVTRCVNPLCIAVVKESLKHFVARRAMNIDKVGDRLIETMVDHKLLAKFSDFYRLTKEDVLSLERQGDKSAENIIKSIENSKNPTLARFIFALGIRFVGEQTAKHLADHFVNIENFLKATEEELLQVPEIGPKVAKAIGDWTANKKLVNEVHDMLKLGVTIANPVRSQEGALSGMSFLITGTLPIKRDDAKDIIEKNGGKILGSVSSKLNYLVVGDDPGSKVEKAQSLGVKIISWDELQKML; encoded by the coding sequence ATGTCTAAAAAGCGCCACGAAGAGCTCAAGAAAATCATCTCGCACCACGACTATCTTTATCACGTGATGGATAGCCCCAAAATCTCGGACTACGAGTACGACCAGTTGTATAGCGAGCTTTTGGCCTTAGAAAAAAGCGAAAAGAACTTAGACCTTTCGGATTCGCCATCTCAACGTGTCGGTGGAACTCCTTTGAGCGCTTTTGAAAAAGCTCCGCATCGGCTTCCTATGCTTTCATTGGCTAATAGTTATTCCCCCGAAGACATCTTCGACTTCGATGAGCGCGTTAAGAAATTTCTTAACACCGATAAGCATGTCGAATATCTCGTCGAACCGAAGTTTGACGGTCTTTCGATGGAGCTTATCTATGAGAATGGGCAGTTCATTCGCGCCCTCACTCGTGGCGATGGGACGGTCGGCGAGGATGTCACTCAAGGTGTCCGTACCATTCGCAGCGTTCCTCTTAAGCTGAGTACGAAAAATCCGCCAGCGCTTTTGGAGGTCCGTGGCGAAGTTTTAATGTTTAAACAGGACTTCGCAAAACTGAACGAGACTCAGCAAGAAAATGGGCAGCAAACTTTTGCAAATCCCCGTAATGCGGCGGCGGGTTCGGTACGGCAATTAGATTCAAAAATCACGGCGTCTCGGCCTTTGCGTTTTTATGCTTATGCACTAGGCGCCGTCGACGGCGTAGAATTTAAAACCCAATTAGAGATCGAAGAATATTTTCACGAAGTCGGAGTTCCTTCATTACAAAATAAAGAAGGATTAGATCTGGTGCGAGTATGCAAAGGACCCGAAGAGGTTGTTGAGTACTATCACCATGTTGAAAAGATTCGTCCGCAGTTGCCGTTCGATATTGATGGTGTTGTTATTAAAGTGAACTCTCTTCGTCTGCAAGACGACTTGGGTTTAGTAGCTCGAAGTCCGCGTTGGGCCACAGCGGCCAAGTTCAAACCCGAGCAGGCACAAACGGTTATTGAAGATATTATAGTCCAAGTTGGAAGAACGGGGGCCTTAACCCCGGTTGCGATCATGAAACCCGTCAAAGTGGGTGGAGTAACGGTTACAAATTCAACCTTGCACAATCAAGATGAAATCAATCGGAAGGATGTGCGCATCGGCGATACGGTGATCATTCAGCGCGCAGGTGATGTGATTCCCGAAGTCGTCTCTGTTGTAGCAGAAAAACGTCCTAAGACGAGCAAACCCTTCCTGATTCCTTCTGAATGCCCGGCCTGTGGATCCGAGACTGTCAAAACAGAAGGTGAAGTGGTCACTCGTTGCGTGAATCCACTTTGCATCGCCGTGGTTAAAGAATCTTTGAAACATTTCGTCGCTCGTCGCGCAATGAACATTGATAAAGTCGGTGATCGGCTGATTGAAACCATGGTGGATCATAAGCTTTTAGCGAAGTTTTCCGACTTTTACCGGCTGACAAAAGAAGATGTTCTTTCTTTGGAACGACAAGGTGATAAATCCGCTGAGAATATTATTAAAAGCATTGAAAACAGTAAGAACCCCACTTTGGCGCGATTTATTTTTGCACTGGGTATTCGCTTCGTAGGCGAACAAACCGCAAAGCATCTTGCCGACCACTTTGTGAATATTGAAAACTTTTTGAAAGCGACTGAAGAAGAACTTCTGCAAGTTCCTGAAATCGGACCGAAGGTGGCAAAAGCTATCGGTGATTGGACCGCCAACAAAAAACTCGTGAACGAAGTTCACGACATGCTAAAACTCGGCGTGACGATTGCAAATCCGGTTCGCTCGCAAGAGGGCGCGCTTTCCGGGATGAGTTTTTTAATTACGGGAACTCTACCTATTAAGCGCGACGACGCAAAAGACATTATTGAAAAAAATGGCGGGAAGATTCTAGGATCTGTCTCATCAAAATTGAACTATCTTGTCGTCGGTGATGATCCAGGCTCAAAGGTTGAAAAAGCGCAAAGCCTGGGAGTTAAAATCATTTCCTGGGACGAGCTTCAAAAGATGCTTTAG
- the gatC gene encoding Asp-tRNA(Asn)/Glu-tRNA(Gln) amidotransferase subunit GatC has product MIDKKTIEHIAKLARLQVSEEEAQEYSTQLAKALGHFEQISKINTAGIEPLVTPTEIESFWREDVVKQEFTAEEMTANAPAKAGNLFKVPPVV; this is encoded by the coding sequence GTGATCGACAAAAAAACTATTGAACACATCGCAAAGCTTGCTCGCTTACAAGTCAGTGAAGAAGAAGCCCAAGAGTACAGCACCCAACTAGCGAAAGCTCTGGGTCATTTCGAGCAGATTTCAAAAATAAACACGGCTGGAATCGAGCCTTTGGTAACGCCAACGGAAATTGAATCTTTTTGGCGTGAGGATGTGGTTAAGCAGGAATTTACCGCTGAAGAAATGACGGCCAATGCTCCCGCAAAAGCAGGGAACCTCTTTAAAGTTCCGCCGGTGGTGTAA
- the gatA gene encoding Asp-tRNA(Asn)/Glu-tRNA(Gln) amidotransferase subunit GatA produces MDLTFASITDIAEAVQSKKVSAKEVTEHFAKRIDSLDEKLNSFTTRNDQALKDAEALDARIAKGEHVGPLAGVPFGIKEMFCTKGLKTTAGSKILENFIPPYDATVVARLKAAGIVVMGKLNQDEFAMGSSNETSFHGPTKNPWKLDCVPGGSSGGSAAAQAARLVAGTLGTDTGGSIRQPASFCGIVGVKPTYGRVSRYGIIAYASSLDQAGPMVSSVKDAALTMEVISGFDSFDSTTTQRSVPAWSKNLKADMKGMKIGLMKEYMTGGLHADVQKTVENAVDSLKKMGAEIVEVSVPMSEFAVPVYYLIAASEASSNLARYDGVKYGHRAEFKNLSAVELETFYGKTRGEGFGKEVKRRIMLGTYCLSSGYYDAYYNKAGQVRRLIMNEYLEAFKKCDVILSPVTTAPAFKIGERISDPLTMYLNDIFTTSTNLAGLPGMSVPFGLSQENLPIGIQLTASHFEEQKMLDVAFALEGASPVKGKNPHVI; encoded by the coding sequence ATGGATTTAACTTTTGCTTCAATCACAGACATCGCCGAAGCCGTTCAATCTAAGAAAGTCAGCGCTAAAGAGGTGACTGAACATTTCGCGAAACGAATTGATTCCTTAGATGAAAAATTAAATTCTTTCACCACTAGGAATGATCAAGCTCTGAAAGACGCTGAAGCTTTGGATGCCCGAATTGCCAAGGGGGAACATGTCGGCCCCCTAGCCGGTGTTCCCTTTGGAATCAAAGAAATGTTCTGCACAAAAGGCCTTAAGACGACGGCGGGATCTAAAATTTTAGAAAATTTTATTCCACCCTATGATGCCACTGTCGTGGCTCGCCTTAAAGCCGCTGGCATTGTCGTGATGGGAAAATTAAATCAAGATGAATTCGCCATGGGCTCATCGAATGAAACCTCTTTTCACGGTCCGACAAAAAATCCTTGGAAGCTTGACTGTGTGCCGGGAGGTTCATCCGGGGGATCTGCGGCGGCGCAGGCGGCGCGTTTGGTTGCAGGCACATTAGGAACTGATACCGGTGGATCTATTCGTCAACCCGCAAGCTTCTGTGGCATCGTGGGAGTCAAACCCACCTACGGACGCGTCAGTCGTTACGGTATTATTGCTTACGCTTCTTCGCTCGATCAAGCGGGCCCGATGGTGAGCTCAGTAAAAGATGCGGCATTAACGATGGAAGTTATTTCCGGTTTTGATAGTTTTGATTCTACCACGACACAAAGATCTGTTCCCGCTTGGAGTAAAAATTTAAAGGCCGATATGAAAGGCATGAAGATTGGCCTGATGAAAGAATATATGACCGGCGGCCTGCACGCGGATGTGCAAAAAACCGTGGAAAACGCGGTGGACTCATTAAAGAAAATGGGAGCAGAAATAGTTGAAGTCTCTGTGCCTATGTCTGAATTCGCAGTTCCCGTTTATTACTTGATTGCGGCCAGTGAAGCTTCGTCAAATCTTGCTCGCTATGATGGCGTGAAATATGGTCACCGTGCCGAATTTAAAAACCTTTCCGCTGTTGAATTAGAAACTTTTTATGGAAAAACTCGCGGCGAAGGTTTTGGTAAAGAAGTCAAACGTCGTATTATGCTTGGTACCTACTGTCTTTCAAGTGGTTACTATGATGCTTATTACAACAAAGCAGGTCAGGTTCGTCGTTTAATAATGAACGAATACTTAGAAGCTTTCAAAAAGTGCGATGTCATTCTAAGTCCGGTTACCACCGCGCCCGCTTTCAAAATTGGTGAACGCATTTCTGATCCTTTAACCATGTATTTGAATGATATCTTTACCACATCGACAAACCTTGCGGGACTGCCAGGGATGAGTGTTCCCTTCGGACTATCGCAAGAAAATCTTCCGATCGGTATTCAGCTAACCGCTAGTCATTTTGAAGAACAGAAAATGTTGGACGTTGCTTTTGCACTGGAAGGCGCTTCTCCGGTGAAAGGAAAAAATCCCCATGTCATATAG
- the gatB gene encoding Asp-tRNA(Asn)/Glu-tRNA(Gln) amidotransferase subunit GatB yields MSYRGYEAVIGIEIHVQLSTQSKIFSADSTSFEAGDNENTSPISVGMPGSLPVVNKKAVEYSIKTGLALGCDIRRKSVFARKNYFYPDLPKGYQISQYDQPLCENGSVTFKVDGVEKTVSITRAHMEEDAGKSNHHGDYTLINYNRAGIPLLEVVSGPDIRSPAEAAEYARTIRQIVRYLDVCDGNLEEGSLRCDCNVSVRKKGDPNFGTKVEIKNINSFRFVEKAIEFEIERQIDAVERGDKIIQETRLWDPDKNRTFSMRTKEDAQDYRYFPDPDLLPLTVSDAMIEQYRRELPELPIARAKRFQEEHALPEYDATVLTTEKDLADFYEETAKEANNFKASSNWVMTEILRELKEANKSIKDSPIRPKQLGQMIAMIDKGAISGKIAKTVFQEMWQTGKEPAVIVKEKGLVQISDPSAIEKIVEEVLAANGKNVEEYRSGKKAVFGFFVGAVMKASKGQANPELVNKILQEKLK; encoded by the coding sequence ATGTCATATAGAGGATATGAAGCCGTCATCGGTATCGAAATTCACGTTCAGTTAAGCACGCAGTCTAAAATTTTTAGTGCAGATTCAACAAGCTTCGAGGCGGGAGACAATGAAAACACTTCGCCGATCAGCGTGGGTATGCCGGGGTCTTTACCCGTCGTAAATAAAAAAGCCGTGGAATATTCAATCAAAACGGGTTTGGCTTTGGGTTGTGATATCCGTCGTAAATCCGTTTTTGCGCGTAAGAATTATTTTTACCCTGATCTGCCGAAGGGCTATCAGATTTCCCAATATGATCAACCACTGTGTGAAAATGGGTCTGTGACGTTCAAAGTGGATGGCGTGGAAAAAACAGTGTCTATCACCAGAGCTCATATGGAAGAGGATGCTGGAAAGTCCAACCATCACGGTGACTACACGCTCATCAACTACAATCGCGCTGGTATCCCTTTGCTTGAAGTTGTTTCTGGTCCCGACATCCGCAGTCCTGCGGAAGCCGCGGAATACGCGCGCACAATCCGTCAGATTGTTCGATATCTCGATGTCTGTGATGGAAATTTAGAAGAGGGATCTTTGCGTTGTGACTGTAACGTTTCCGTCCGCAAGAAGGGTGATCCCAATTTTGGAACGAAAGTGGAAATTAAAAATATCAATTCCTTCCGTTTCGTAGAAAAGGCGATCGAGTTCGAAATCGAAAGACAGATTGATGCTGTAGAGCGTGGAGACAAGATCATTCAGGAAACACGCCTGTGGGATCCAGATAAAAATCGGACGTTTTCTATGCGCACGAAGGAAGATGCGCAAGACTATCGTTACTTCCCGGACCCAGATCTGCTTCCGTTGACGGTCAGCGATGCAATGATTGAGCAGTATCGCAGAGAACTCCCCGAGCTTCCTATTGCGCGCGCCAAACGCTTCCAAGAAGAGCATGCGTTGCCAGAGTACGACGCGACCGTTCTGACTACCGAAAAAGATTTGGCTGATTTTTACGAAGAGACTGCGAAGGAGGCCAATAACTTTAAAGCCTCTTCGAACTGGGTGATGACTGAAATTTTGCGCGAGCTGAAAGAAGCCAATAAAAGCATCAAGGATTCCCCGATTCGGCCCAAACAATTAGGTCAGATGATTGCCATGATTGATAAAGGGGCCATTTCAGGAAAAATCGCTAAGACTGTTTTTCAAGAAATGTGGCAAACCGGAAAAGAGCCGGCAGTGATAGTTAAAGAAAAGGGTCTGGTGCAGATTTCGGATCCAAGCGCTATCGAAAAAATCGTCGAAGAAGTATTAGCCGCCAACGGTAAGAACGTGGAAGAATATAGGTCAGGTAAAAAAGCTGTCTTTGGATTCTTTGTTGGCGCCGTTATGAAAGCTTCTAAGGGTCAGGCTAATCCAGAGCTTGTGAATAAGATTCTGCAGGAGAAATTAAAGTAA